Genomic window (Syngnathus typhle isolate RoL2023-S1 ecotype Sweden linkage group LG4, RoL_Styp_1.0, whole genome shotgun sequence):
TTGGCATTGCAGAAGCTCATTAACATCAAAGTAGCACAGACGATTTGGATCTCCGCTGTATGTTTTTAAGTTCATCCATGAGGTCAGTGGGTCGGCGGAAAAGAGAGCACCAAACAACCTCTGGTGCTCATTTGAGACCCACATGAGAATGTATGTTTTAAATTATTTACAATGTTTGAAGACTTTCCAACCTCAAAGGAGAATAAAAATGTGACCAGTCACTGTGAAAATAAACAGCCATTTCAGGGCTGTGAATATCCAAGAGGCCTTTGAAGGAGATATGAGTTGATACTGAGTCAGAAAAGATCAATGGTGGATTACCAATAGGTGGCAGGAAAAAGTTAATCGATAACACCAATCCGAAACTCCAACAGGATAATCTGACAATAAAACTGAatactgaaaaaaagaaaatcttttagGAAGTAACACTTCTAAAGACACGGAATATCTGGTTTCATTTAGTTTGCCACTTCAAAAACATGACAGGAAACGCTATATTCATCACAGATGGCCTcaactgatttttattttttttttaaaacactcaTGAACGTGACATCAATATCCAGCTGCTGAGTCATCAACTCACCTTTCCAAACCAAGGCGCTGTTTGAGCATTAGAGATACACGGCAGCAAATGTTGGCGGACTGACCCGTGCAGGCCACGGTCGGATGCGCACCGAGAACATCTATTAGCACTTGACAGGCAGCCGGTACCATATTCATTATGTGTTGAACCTCGCTGTTGTGAAAACACGGATGCTTTAAACCCTGCCAAACTTTGTCCGTATAAGTTATTGTTGCATCAGTCAGTTTAACGGCCATTATGGGGTCATTAAAAGGTAATGTTTTTAGCTCTCGTTTGGGCTGTTAGACCGCTGCTCCTCAACAATGCGAATAAATGAAGTTTATTCACTTGACAATCAATATAAACAAAACCATTGCCATCAAAAATGATTGTCCACCAAAGGgatcaaatgaattaaatcTCAATATGTGCTCTGcagcaattaccgtaattttcggactataagtcgcgtttttttcatagtttgggtgggggggggcgacttatactcaggagcgacttatatgcatatatatgttttttttcacttttttgggcattttatggctggtgcgacttatactccggtgcgacttatagtccgaaaattacggtacatgtatTTTTAATAGGCTTCTGTTTATGAGAACTACTTTTTCATAATTCCAAATAAGTCCATTAAAAACTTTTGATGTTTGAGTTGACCAAAGATGGACTCATTGCAGCAGGTGGAACTGCTGACACAGGGGTCCCAAAATGGGTAGAAATGATTCCATTCATTTGAACTTGCAGGCCGTGTGTCTCGAAGCAAATTCAAACGAGGTAAGCGACCGTGTCCCAGGTTGGTTTTGGCCAACGTTGCTTTTGTTACAACTTGCACTGTGCGAGACGTTTTGCAATTCAAATTGCATTTGCCAAGAGGTACCAACCGAGGATTCAGACGAAGTTATTTGTTTACATGTAATGCCGCACCGATAGTAGCCGAAAAAGTGGCTGGGCTATATAGTTGGGTTTGCATGAATTTATTTCACACTCATGGATGAACATTAGAAAATGTGATACATTCTAAATGAATCAGAATGCTGTGTTTGGACAAGTTATTATTAGAAAGAACATTTTAGGGTTGACGTCCTCTAATCTTGAAATGTAACCAATGTAAACTTTTGAATCTAAAGTCAAGAAAATGTCTCTCGAATGTTTGGGTTTGATGTAGAAATGTTACGAGAAAGGACACATTTACGGAGATCACATGGTTCAGATATCACGGCCACAAAAGGGACCATGGTGGGGTCAGGTAAAACCAAAGATAATGGTCATTGACGATGAAAAGTGACATGAGAAGCCGGCTGAGAAAAAAGATGTTTTTGTGGTCTCCCTCTCGTGGGGCGCAAAGCATTCCTCTAGCTGTGAAGCTTATCAAGTTGCAGAACTGCTGAGGAAACGGTACTGAATCATTCAAAATgaaatggatttaaaaaaaagattggtcTAATTGAAAATCTGTACTTGATGAACATCCGGACAGTGTCACAATGCAGTGACGAGCTTCAATTTCAGTTCCTCTTGGATAACTTTCCATATCACCGCACATTCATTATTCATCGACGTCTATTTGGCGCCTCAGTAGGAAAATAAAGCAAATCTATTGGACCGGTGACACAGTATAGCGCCGTAACCTCGATTGACCCCTTTGCGCATTGTGCGCGGGTCTCCTGCTGCAGGTGCGGCTGTAATTGGAAGCCGGGCGCAGAATATTTCCTGATGTGTACAACTTGTCCCTCACGCGGAGTAAGCGACATTTGTGTGACGCTTGAAGAAGGAAACCTTTTGTCGTGTGCAAAATGATATCTGTGCAGTGCAAGCGGCTCAATTACAGGGGAAGCGATTGTTTTACACGGGTGGGATTtgcttcaaagaacaaaaccaataaGCGCGGCGCTGCTTGCTGAAGTCGCTACAGATGAGCGCTGGGGACCAAACAGCCCCAAAACCCCTTTGCGCTTTCTTTCACGTCATTTTCATTTGTTCAAATTCAGAATGCAACACATGTGCTCGGTAGATTAGGTTTTATTTCAAGACATCCATGCGTTTAACAAAATCGAGTGctctgtggttttttttttgcattgtaaGCCCTTTGAAAAAGCCCGCCGTGTCTGTGAACGGTCAGTTTAGGAGTCACTCGGGATTCACCGAGAGAGCCCAAACACTCGGTTGAGGAGGGAATCATTTGACCAAGGCGATTTCTACATTTCGATTGCATCGAATAAGGAGAGAGTTAAGAGGAAGACATCCATCTGTTACAGTCGTTACATCATTCcagcaatatttttttatttttatttaacagCCTGTCAGATGGGCTGTTTAACGTATAttagaaataataatacaagGTTAGAAAAATATCCGAGTGGATGAATGAGATGTTGAAAATTATTTCCTTAATTCAGTTCATAGTTGACCCATTTTCTAAACAGTTGACATttacagaagagaaaaaaataatactacTGAGGGGAAGACTCTGCAATTGCATGTAAATTCACCTGCCAGGCAAAAATGTTGCCATCAATCCCGCGCCCGGGGTGGTTGGTAATACTGTTGTGTTGGTCTCGTGCGCCTCGGTTGTCCGTCTCCGCCGCGGCGAAATTCTAGGGAACTGTCGTAGTAgccgtcatcttcctcctgACGTTGGGCAGTTAACAGTTGAGAGTTGTTAGCTGAAATGTGatttcattgatttttcatGACAATGCGTAGTAGCTTCCGCatcatgggcttttttttttgccgagcGATACGATATTGGGAGACGatttgaaatgtcatttttcacCTTACCAAGATGTCGGCGCTGACAGGCTTGAGGTTATGGAGGAGGACCTCTTCGCAGTTTCCATAATCGCTGAACACCACCACAGCTGTCGAGCCTGACGGATGCACAGCGTCGATTCTGGCGTGGtagaactttttttccccatgtgtCGAGACAAAGAAAAGTGTCAATTAAAGTCTGCGGCAATTTGTGAGCCTCAACTGAATGGAGCAAATTCATACCTTACTGTCTTCCCAGTACAGAGCAAGGCATTGATCTCCGGGTTTCCACGTCCGATCGACATTCCAACTTTTCATCCCTCCTCGAGGACCTTGACCTTTACCGGGCCCAGGCTTTCTTCTAGGCCCGGGGTTATTATGAGGGTTCCGTCTCGGAGGCTGATCCCTGTAAGTAGGACTGGGTGTATTGGTTGGCTTGATTGGCCCAGTCCTTATAGGTAGCGCGTCTCCATTTTGGTAATTCGATGGAGCTCCTGTCAGCAATTGCGAATCCTGCAAGCTTCCTCCCTTTGGTGGCGCGCTATCCTTTTGACGTGCGCCATAGTCCGCTCGGTCAGCTTTGCCCTTCTTCCTCAAGTGGTTTGGGATGGGGTGAGGGATTGCATCATTCGCTGAAGGATTTGACAGTTTAGATAAGGGCGCGTAGTCCTTTGGCCCTCTCCGGGGAAATGGGCCAGCCGGGAACCCGACGTCGTCGTTTCTTGACCGCTGCGGAAACGATCCGACTGATTCCATCTGATGTTGAGTTTCCTTCCTCAAAGACGGCGTCGAGGCGAAATGCTCGTTGTCTATCTCTTTCCTGTCATTCGGTTGTCTGTCTGGTGTTCCCCGCGACGACCTATCGTGACCTTTCCACTGCTGCTGGGCCGATGAAGTTTGCGAGGTTATACAGTTCGAGAGAGGCTCCTGGCCTGGTTTGGGAAAGTCTGCGTCCCTGTGAAAGCGGGGCGGTCTGTCGTTCTTTTTTTGCCGGTAGTCGTTATGTGAGGAGAACTTGGTGTGAGGGGCTTCTTTGGAGTTGAAGTCCGAGCCGTGCCAATTGTTGTTCTCAAGTCTCTGGGGGGGCTGGCTCTTTGACTCTGGAACACACAAAAAGACGCCAATCCATGTGCTATGCAGGAATTCGAGAGCAGGCGGTAAATCACTCGGCTTTACCCACCGTCAATGGAGAAAACGCCCATCTTGGATTCGAGGAAGTCAAATAGCGTACTCGGTCCAGAGGGCCTTCCtccagcctcctcctcctcaccattTCTGAACCGGCCTCTCCCCCTACCTCTGCCTGAAGACGCCCCACCCCCAAATAACAATTCGTTACAGACAAGTGAGCAATTCAAAGTAATAATACACAGTGTGACAACTTTCATCATAATCTCTGAGACGGGATCTTCAGGACCTTTTCCTAGCTAACTGCAGTATATACGTCCATTTAGGTAGATATTGTCCACCTTTGCTCCCACCGACAAACAAATGAAATCCCACATCTGTCAATTACACACCTCGAGGCTGAGGCTTGTCTGCGCCCGCAGAGTTAGGCCTGCTACTGGAGGATCCGGTGAGAAGACTGTTGAGAGCCACCTCAAGATTGTTGTTGCTATCCATTAAGGCCTGTCTGGCTGCCTCCTTGTTAAAGCCCATATCGATGATGTCTCTTAGCGCACGCTCGTCCACCTGCGCACACGGAAAGACACGCGATATGGTTGGAAGGATGTTCATTCGCGTAGTCAGCCAAAACGAGTAAATATTTTCCTCAGTTTAAGGTTACAAACGGGTCTCAAACTATCAACATTTAAAACACTCAATGTTTTTACGAAAGAATGTAAAGCTGCCTGAACAGAGAATCCGTAGATATCAGGCTGTCTCAGTACtgcagttatttatttccttctttaaaGAGGCCTACACAACAATCAAGTCTTCTCACCAGCTCCCGATAGTTTCCATCTTGTCTGTTTTCATGTCGCTCAACCCTGTCTTCCCGCCTATACTTGTCACGACTCCGTGAAGTCGCCGTGGATAAATTGCTTCCTGCGTTTCCTCCTCCGCCAAACACGCGGGGACCCTAACAAGGAAACATAAAAGAACATGAGGAACCAAGCTTGTGTGAGGCAAataaagaaaaagcaattgtgcTAAGGTGAAATTCAAGCTTAGGTCGACAACAAGCCAAGAAATGCAAGTCAGCGTGCGAGTCGGGTTTGAGCTACCTCTTTGCCTTTGGCCACCTCGGCAATGGCTGCCGTACGCTGCTTTGCAAACTCGTCATTCTCCTCAGCGGTCTTGACTACACTCTGAAGGGTTTTTCTCTTGTCAAGCTCTTCACTGTCCATTTCATCCTTCTTTGCAATCTTCTGCAGAAAGCAATAGTTTTTGttagattggattttttttttttctacatcatAATTATCTTAAGAGTTGACCTTACCTGGCCAAATGCCAAAAAAGGAGGCGGCCCACCTTCTGCTCCGATGTTGTTTCTGCTGTGTTTGGCCAGACTCTACACGTGAAGtagtaaatatattaaaatgcgTTTCAAAACTATCCCTTATTTCACcaaacacccaaaaaaaaacacacgaagCAATCCTTACACGTTGCAGTGCCCATTTCTCCACCATGTGTTCAACCTCTCCACCAAGAATAGAAATGTTTGAGTCATCAAGGAGCAAAAACCCATTTCTAATCAGGACTGTACCCAGGAGCTTAAATTTTGTTCCAGGGGGAGTATTGAggctgaaaagaaaacaaaatcagaCATTAGTGCACAAAAGCAGTTTGCTGAGAAGCTCAAGAAACACTTCAGTTTAATCATGACTGATCCTAGCGCGGTTTCTTTTTTAGCAATAACTGAATTTATTTGTACACAAATCCAGATAATTCTAGATCTAGCGCAAGTCGTTCACACCAAACATCAGCTATCAGCTATTTTTTCACCAGATGCCAACCTTCGCAAAAAGAGGCAGGATTTATGATGAACACTGTCAACTATGGCAACCAACAAAGTGATCTGTGCCTGTCACTGACGACCCAGTTATTACAAAATCCATGATCAGTATTTCAAATCAAAGGCACTGGGGGGTGTTGTCATGTTTCTGAAAAGTTTGACTTGACacgcacgaaaaaaaaaaagacgttttcttttttttgttatccAGACGATAATATAAATTTGTGGGAAAGCACTCGACAGTTGGAAAAGTTTCCAGGATGCTCTGAGATCTTCTCCGTTTCATAAAACATGGCCTGgaataacacatttattttccTGCCAAGCAATTCGTTTCCTGTAGATTTACCAGCTACTTTTGCCTTTCTCTGTGCCATGGGGCACGGCCAATGGATTAGATATGCAGGCGACTATAAAATAAGATCCAGATGCTTACTCTTCTATGTGGTAAATGACAAGCCACTGTTCTCATTAGACCTGAGAATGCATCAGCCTCATTCATTTGGGAAACAAACAGAAAACACGGTTCATTGTTTCCCCATAAATTACTTTTGTCAAATTCAACTTATTCATGTGACCACTGTGTCATTTGTATTTATCGACAGAGGGGTCCCAGCAATGCCGTCCGTGTATGTAATAAGCGGATTCGTTCTTCTGTGGTCTCGCTACCCAGAAGGAAGTCAAGGCCTCCGCTCAAGCCCCTCCACCTGTACAGGCTGTCTGGTCACCATGGTAGCAGTCACCAAGGACACCATTGCTTGGCGAGAGAAATAATTCAGGCTGGGAAATGTTACATCAGCAGCTGCCACATGGAAATTGCAGATAAAGGGAAAACTGAATCGTGTGTCTGGCAAGTGACAAGTGTTGACGAGGTGGTGAACTGTGGACAGAATTTCACATTTGCACATGCATATACCGCAGTACAAGGTAGCAAATTGATATGTAGGGTAGATGGGAAAATAATAATGTCACTCAAACGACAATATATAGTTAATAGAGCAGAGttgaaatgatttttaaaaatgtgagaAGGGGTGACTCAAGCACCTGATTTTGCTAAGTTGTTTAAACTCCACTCCAGCACAGGTGGTATGGCCATCTGTCATTTGCAGGCGCAGCATTCGTAGCCCTTCTTGGGACTCGATGTCTTTTGGTGCGGAGATATTTCTCGACTTCTGCAGCTGGAGAACGCACGGACCCTCCAGCTGGCCATATGAAAAGATAGACATTGGCAAAAAGAAGTGCAGAAAATTCACAGCAGCAGcaaagaaagattttttttttcttcttcttctgtaaaTACGTCATTCTTGACTTCTTTTATCATGCTGCATTTGGAGAGCTTTAGAATATAATCACAACTGAGTCCATTTTTCATTTCTATTTCCTTGCCGAATGGAAAACAAGCAATCCATGCATAGCGAATCGGTGAGGAAAGAAAGGTgggaggaaaacaaaatgtaaccTGTATTATGCAGAGTCATTCATACAAATTGCATGAGCTGCATGACGTGTATGCGTGGGTGGTGTGCGTTACACATAAAATTATGTGTGGATCCACAAGAGCAATTTTGACATTTCCACTTGCTTGACAGCCCGAGTATGAACAAACGTGGACCCATCTCTCATGTTTGAAAGTACGTTGGAGCCATCTAGTGACATTTAGAAGAAATGCAAGCCAGCTCAAATGTTCAACTCACCTTTTCAACCCTTCCACTATTGATGTCTGGTGGCAGAAATTTCCTTCCAATCAATCTGAGATCAGTCTGCAAAAGGAATATTGCTTAACTGAGAGACATCATCAACAAATGATTTACTTCCACTAGAATACGTACTACAAGGATAATAACTGCTTGCTGCAGACATCATTAAGGCTAATTCAGCATATTTGTTGTTACCGTGACAACCAATGCATTTGTTCCATAGCTTCAGTATGTTGAAATGACAATTTAACAACATGTAACTTGGCTTGAAGTCACGTGCAAAGACACACGTGCAGGACCTCTGTAGTTTGTAGAAGGCAATATTTCTAAACTCACATCAAGTGCAATGCTAATGACATCTTTAAGTGTAATGTTCTCAGCAGAGCCTTTCAGTCCAGCagagccttccagttcagcaatGCCTTCATCACTGAGGTACCTGTGAAAATAATAAGTTCATCAATTAATATAACGTGCACCGTGTAGTAAAATGCCATACATTGAGGAAAGTGAAATTGTAGCCTTGAAGATTGCCCTTGTTCGTCTCCTCCTACATTTCACAAACATGCATGCAAGATAGTTTGTAAATTGCCTGTGTGTGACACCCTAGCTGAACTGCTTTTCCTAATGCAATACAACACAACTTTATTTacatcgcacatttcacaacccCTGCAGCTGTAACAAAGCATTTAACATTAAACTTAAATAATAAAATCCAACATGATAGACAGTTTAACTGATCTGTACTTAAAATAATCAATTGTACAATAAAGGGGAATTTGAACGAAACTGAAACTGTATACATCGTAAACAGGTCGTTACTACTGTTATTATCAGTGTTGatgttattattgttgttactattattgttattgttaataaacgttgcagcagcagcagtcgtAGCATTGTTATTATCATTGTAGGACTTGTCGTAAGGACGAAAACCCCGCCACACACACTTCAAGTGGTTAGCCTACTTGTAATTACGTGCTACATAGTTATGGCTGGCTAAAACGTTGTGATCCAGCTTTGACTTTGAAGCCCAAACCCCCAATATTAACACATACTTAACATTGTGTTTTTGTGGATGTGGGGACTTTTGTGGTTCTCCTCTAGCACGAAGTTCAAAACAATCGAACACGTTTTAGTTATCAATTTGCGAAGCAATATTAGCTACCATGCGACTTACCAGCCCTCGTCGGCCAGAGACTCCACCAAAGTGGACATTGTCGCCCAAGTAGACGGTAATATGATGACGTGCGAATATAGTCTAAGACAtacaaaagaaatcaaattgCGCGATACTCTACTACATATATCCGTAGGTTAATAATAATACCCGCTACGTCGAATAGCTTAAACGTCATCTACGTCACTATTATGAGACAGGACGGCGTGCCAAAGAGTTCAAAACAGTTCCCAGTTTTGCGTTGTCTTTCAAAGGAGTGGAGTACTGGGCTGCCTTTATTTCTCATTTTTGAATATTTCTAATTGAATTTAAACGTAATGCAATTAATAAACCCCAATTTCATTCAATGTGACATATGCAAGACATTTATCAAagtgaagtattttttttctctactcGCTTCGATCGTTAATGTCACAAAAATACCAGGATCTTGCATAACGTGCACCACTTTGTGAAGAAAACAGAAAACACTTTCGACAGAGTGTTTCTCTGTTAAAAATAACGTAACAGCTGTTACATTCGTTTTACATTACACAGTAACACTGTCAGTTGTGCTTGTCCGGACTCATCttatccactagatggcaatacATGCACATGTAAAACGGGCAAGAAGGAGACGCACTGTCAAAGAAATTACAAAACAATTCAATTTCTGCTAATAAATGttcggataatggatggatgggaaaaTGTctactcagaaaaaaaaaaccaggctTTTGAAATGAAGTTACTTGATTGGCAGCAGTGATAACCAATCAATTGCACGTTCAACTGAAAAAAGGAGGAGTTAGTACCCCGATGGTTCCGCCTCCACTTTTCAGTGGACGCGATTGGTCAACTCAAACAGAAGAATTTTTACACCTCTGCGCGGGTCTGTCGAAAAGGCAAATACTGTAGTGAGTTGTCTTACAACAGTTTTCGTACTTGGACGTAATCAGTAGACATAAAGCATATCTACAGAGAGAGACTACAACGTCTTTCCCAGGTTAGTGCAAAACTAACACGTTGACGTGACACTAACAGCGCCCAAATTGGATTAGCGTTGTGTAAAGCTACCAGTAAATGAGGTTGTCGCAAACCTGCCATTGACAGTTATGCAGACAGTTGCTATCTGCAAGACTCCACCGCATCTGaataatcatcataataatGACTTCGACTTTATGCAAAACTGCAACCTCTATTTGGGTCTGTCAAGCCGACTTGCAGCGTTTGACAAGGATATGTTGTAATTCCACACAGGTCGAGGCCGTGACGTCGAGTAGATGCGCATAAATCAACAACATGGACACTTACGGTCAGCGGTTTGAAGCCGCGTCGGGACGAGATGGTAAATCGCACAAGAAGAAGGCTTCTTCCTCTTCCCACCTCAGTACACCATGCAGCGACGAAGGAGACCGCAAACCCAAATTTGTAAGTTTTGCATCACTTCAAagcacgggtgtcaaactcaaggcccgggggccagatacggcccgccacatcatttgatgggGCCCCCCGAagataaattgtgcatcaaatgcgTGTgtcattgcaaattgtctttgcttttaataatatcttttttttaatatatgaccagtttttactcatctgatttgaaaacgggtttgttttgtaggttttactgtatataatctgagatgctcatacatttatttgggttgacagtcataatggccctccgaaagaagctatgactccaatgcggcctgagaaaaaaaatgagtttggcaCCCCTGCATGATAGGAACATTTTCCCAATATGGAGTCATATGCAGAATTTCTCAGAGAACATGTGAAAACTAAAAAGCTCTTATTGGCATCACTGCTTAATATGAACTTAATTTGCATTGCTGTTTATTAGCGTCATTATAGAGAAAAAGAATACTGCAAAATGGTTGATGACTCTGCACATCTTGTATTCACCGAGAGAGATTGTAGGCCTTTAAGGGTTTTGTCTCATCACAACTATTCGACACAAGTTGAATGGATTAGTTTTGCACCAACGGTACCGGGACAGTGTTGTCaacaaaaatgtaatcatttttgGGAATAAAAAAGCATGAAAAACCTCCAGCTTTTCAAGACACAAATACTAAGACGACAGAAAAGTCTTGATTACATGCAGGGCAGTGATACTTCATGAAAATTCATATTGTTTTTGTCTGTCCTCTATTCATAGCACCTACAATTTAGAAATCTCACTGATGACATGgtaagatgtttaaaaaaaaacagtccttCCATTTTCTTGCCTGCAGACTAACTAGCATGACTAGAACCATATTCTAATTTGAAACTCTGACATGTTTTTATTAGCAGACATCACATTcattaacaacaaaaaatattttcctttaaTTAAAACTAATTACCAATCTTCCCTTCACGCTTTCTAACCTCATTCGTGATTTTCTCTCAAAATacaaatgggatttttttcGAATGCAGAATGCACTGTTGACTCTGATAATTATTACTTTTTATCTAAATTAATAGTCATTTTCAATAGCCTctgcctttttattttattttgactctGTCTTTATTCCCTTTGCTTCTAGCTGGACAGGTTTGCAAGCATTCGGATCCCCGGTAGCAAAAAGGACCGGCCACCCATACCCCATTCTAAATACAGTGCCCCCGATTGGTCTGTATTTTCATCTTCTAACTCCCAGTTTGAGGAACTTTCGTCAAAGATcacttcagaaaaagaaatattggcACTGTTTGAAAAGATGATGGTATGGCAAGTAATATCGGTACATCCTGTTGCCAAGGatattacaacaacaaaaaccttTTTGTGTTTTGTCCATTTGATTGTAGGAGGACATGAACTTGAACGAAGACAAGAAAACTCCCTTGAGAGACAAAGACTTGAATACAAAGCGAGAAATGGTCATCCAGTATGTTTGTACTGCTTCAAAAACGGTGTGTTTGATATTTCACAAGACGTTCATCCTCATGCTTTGCTGGCCATATGTAGCAAGTCCCGCTTTGACGTACTTGAAGGTGCACTGTTGGCTTCTCAGCTTTAGAGATGTTAATATTAAAGGAACCTCATGGCCGAGGCCTTGAGAACAGCATGTGTAAAACTGCTATGGTGGTGTAGCAGAGAATTGTtgtattaatatatattttttcctcacttgcatgtaaaatattttctttttccttcctgCAGGGTAGTTTGAAAAGCAGCTATCAGATCTCTCCTCAAGAATTCCTGGGAGAACTAAAGTCTGGGGTGATGGAAGAACGTCTTTTTGCTTGCCTCGACTCACTGCGTGTCTCACTGACGAGCAATCCCGTCAGGTACGGTGCGGCAAAGATAAAACCTATAAGTCTCCGTTTAAAACTTGAAGGTGACTCAGATAACAGTCTTCAttctataataaataaatgaataaataaataaataaacacaaaaataaataaataaataaataaaggctaCATTTGTGCATACTACTGGGAGAaaatgatatttaaaaaaatatatatgttaaAAAATTTCATAGCATACTCCCTAATTTGATGAagtctcatcactgttttttttatttcccccagTT
Coding sequences:
- the tdrd3 gene encoding tudor domain-containing protein 3 isoform X3, whose translation is MSTLVESLADEGWYLSDEGIAELEGSAGLKGSAENITLKDVISIALDTDLRLIGRKFLPPDINSGRVEKLEGPCVLQLQKSRNISAPKDIESQEGLRMLRLQMTDGHTTCAGVEFKQLSKISLNTPPGTKFKLLGTVLIRNGFLLLDDSNISILGGEVEHMVEKWALQRSLAKHSRNNIGAEGGPPPFLAFGQKIAKKDEMDSEELDKRKTLQSVVKTAEENDEFAKQRTAAIAEVAKGKEGPRVFGGGGNAGSNLSTATSRSRDKYRREDRVERHENRQDGNYRELVDERALRDIIDMGFNKEAARQALMDSNNNLEVALNSLLTGSSSSRPNSAGADKPQPRGRGRGRGRFRNGEEEEAGGRPSGPSTLFDFLESKMGVFSIDESKSQPPQRLENNNWHGSDFNSKEAPHTKFSSHNDYRQKKNDRPPRFHRDADFPKPGQEPLSNCITSQTSSAQQQWKGHDRSSRGTPDRQPNDRKEIDNEHFASTPSLRKETQHQMESVGSFPQRSRNDDVGFPAGPFPRRGPKDYAPLSKLSNPSANDAIPHPIPNHLRKKGKADRADYGARQKDSAPPKGGSLQDSQLLTGAPSNYQNGDALPIRTGPIKPTNTPSPTYRDQPPRRNPHNNPGPRRKPGPGKGQGPRGGMKSWNVDRTWKPGDQCLALYWEDSKFYHARIDAVHPSGSTAVVVFSDYGNCEEVLLHNLKPVSADILLTTLNC
- the tdrd3 gene encoding tudor domain-containing protein 3 isoform X2, which translates into the protein MSTLVESLADEGWYLSDEGIAELEGSAGLKGSAENITLKDVISIALDTDLRLIGRKFLPPDINSGRVEKLEGPCVLQLQKSRNISAPKDIESQEGLRMLRLQMTDGHTTCAGVEFKQLSKISLNTPPGTKFKLLGTVLIRNGFLLLDDSNISILGGEVEHMVEKWALQRSLAKHSRNNIGAEGGPPPFLAFGQKIAKKDEMDSEELDKRKTLQSVVKTAEENDEFAKQRTAAIAEVAKGKEGPRVFGGGGNAGSNLSTATSRSRDKYRREDRVERHENRQDGNYRELVDERALRDIIDMGFNKEAARQALMDSNNNLEVALNSLLTGSSSSRPNSAGADKPQPRGRGRGRGRFRNGEEEEAGGRPSGPSTLFDFLESKMGVFSIDESKSQPPQRLENNNWHGSDFNSKEAPHTKFSSHNDYRQKKNDRPPRFHRDADFPKPGQEPLSNCITSQTSSAQQQWKGHDRSSRGTPDRQPNDRKEIDNEHFASTPSLRKETQHQMESVGSFPQRSRNDDVGFPAGPFPRRGPKDYAPLSKLSNPSANDAIPHPIPNHLRKKGKADRADYGARQKDSAPPKGGSLQDSQLLTGAPSNYQNGDALPIRTGPIKPTNTPSPTYRDQPPRRNPHNNPGPRRKPGPGKGQGPRGGMKSWNVDRTWKPGDQCLALYWEDSKFYHARIDAVHPSGSTAVVVFSDYGNCEEVLLHNLKPVSADILVRRKMTATTTVP
- the tdrd3 gene encoding tudor domain-containing protein 3 isoform X1 produces the protein MSTLVESLADEGWYLSDEGIAELEGSAGLKGSAENITLKDVISIALDTDLRLIGRKFLPPDINSGRVEKLEGPCVLQLQKSRNISAPKDIESQEGLRMLRLQMTDGHTTCAGVEFKQLSKISLNTPPGTKFKLLGTVLIRNGFLLLDDSNISILGGEVEHMVEKWALQRSLAKHSRNNIGAEGGPPPFLAFGQKIAKKDEMDSEELDKRKTLQSVVKTAEENDEFAKQRTAAIAEVAKGKEGPRVFGGGGNAGSNLSTATSRSRDKYRREDRVERHENRQDGNYRELVDERALRDIIDMGFNKEAARQALMDSNNNLEVALNSLLTGSSSSRPNSAGADKPQPRGRGRGRGRFRNGEEEEAGGRPSGPSTLFDFLESKMGVFSIDESKSQPPQRLENNNWHGSDFNSKEAPHTKFSSHNDYRQKKNDRPPRFHRDADFPKPGQEPLSNCITSQTSSAQQQWKGHDRSSRGTPDRQPNDRKEIDNEHFASTPSLRKETQHQMESVGSFPQRSRNDDVGFPAGPFPRRGPKDYAPLSKLSNPSANDAIPHPIPNHLRKKGKADRADYGARQKDSAPPKGGSLQDSQLLTGAPSNYQNGDALPIRTGPIKPTNTPSPTYRDQPPRRNPHNNPGPRRKPGPGKGQGPRGGMKSWNVDRTWKPGDQCLALYWEDSKFYHARIDAVHPSGSTAVVVFSDYGNCEEVLLHNLKPVSADILEEDDGYYDSSLEFRRGGDGQPRRTRPTQQYYQPPRARD